The Nothobranchius furzeri strain GRZ-AD chromosome 17, NfurGRZ-RIMD1, whole genome shotgun sequence nucleotide sequence ATTAGACGCCATGTCTCCTTGTGGCTGGCTTGGGGTCCCGCgcctgttgatgatgtcacactagatgattggctgtaaGTACAACTTATGAAAGTTACTTTTTCACGTTGAAAAATATTTAGGTAgtatgaaacacaaatttaataacaagaCTGCTAAACTGTTTCTGAAACATACGTGAAAGAACGTATTCGAAAACAAAAATTTTTGTCCGAGCAGTATTGCCATAGTATgatgtagagccctgcacgggcctaaaatctgagcccgtgtccggcccgaggAGGTGGAGCCCCACCCTgtccaaaaaggttttcaggattctctggcccaacccgagcctgacttttttttaactgttagcattggagaggctagccattagcgtgcctaggctggccactagctggatttcctacccccttgacagaccattagcatggataggctgacaatagcattggagaggctagccattagcgtgcctaggcatgccactagctggatttcctacccccttgacagaccattagcatggataggctgacattagcattggagaggctagccattagcgtgcctaggctggccactagctgactagtgactctccgagacatgctaatggctagcctctcctatgctaatgccagcctatccatgcttaaggtccgtcaagggcgtaggaaatccagctagtggcatgcctaggcacgctaatggctagcctctctgatgctaacgccaacctatccatgctaatggtccatcgaggaggtaggaaatccatctagtggccagcctaggcacgctaatggcaagcctctccaatgctaacaccagcccgtccaggctaacgttagcctattcatgctaatagacagcggaaggagtgtgtgaaccaggcaatgaccagccgagggctgctagtccctagcgtatctagtaataacgccggtaaaggtgctattcctcagtaagcagcgccagcctctcagttaccggcaccagcttatcattaatcagatcagtagtttacttcggaatttatatagcctcctgctgctgggcagtagtcttaattttggcccccataccgcgccatagtcgttggcccgaagcccggccgttGGGCCGGGCTGACcccgggcctagggcttcagtgcagggctctagtatgATGAAGTCATCGGCAGGTGCAAGAAcccgagcagatccagaaagTACACCGTGGGAAAGCTACAATGGGCGTTGTATTCTCTCTATGGaagtaactgaaggaccatcaaagtgtttctgctccacaggtaacaacatttaccataAGGTTCTTTTAATCTAGCGACTGTCAttgtgatatggtgtaaaactaccctgaattgtatgtactgccccctagtgccaggaaactaaaCACTGCCACTTTAATAGAAAATATGTGTTAAAAATTAACAACTTAAGAAAAAATAAGAATTCAGATTTTAAACTGAGTTTTTAGTCATTCATAGGCAGAAATAAAACCTTTTCCCAAGTCTTCTGTAGAAATTTATCAGTGTTTTCAACACTGAACCAGTTTTATTCCAGTGAACTGAGGGGAAGAACGGCTGTTTGGGTTGTAAGGGTTGCAGACCACTGATCTAGCCTCTCCCTGTTCTCTGTACTTTTTTCTACTACAATGCAAATCAAGAGTTCATGGTAAGTTTGACTTAAAAACTACGaatgatattttaaaataatttttaatttatttaaacaGCAACTTCTGCCAGAGGGGTACTGCCATTCCATGTGCTCATACAGACCACTGGAGGAAGGTTTCGAAGTCATTTTAAAGCTCCAATATTTCACCAGAGAGGAGGCAGAGGCATGGTTGGAGGACTTCCAGCGGTCCTCAAGAGTGACCTTAAGAAAGGAGCAAACGTTTCCTAATACTAAGAATAAAGTTCGGCACAATAGCTACCGTGTAAGATTTAGAATAGTCATGTTTCTTGTTGTAATTGTTTATTTAATCAAAGCATTAATGAAGCTTCTCTGTGTTCAAAGGTTAACATGAGGTGCCAACACAATACGAGAAACGCAGCGTACACTAAAAAGAACACAAACTGTCCGGCTGGACTCTACCTCGTGGTGAAAAAGCTCTCCTTTAGTCAGAACAGGAGGTCCAGGTgggctgtgtttttttttttttcacaacagAATAGAATCATTTAGAAAATAAATCTTACAAGCTGTTTAATCAGGCTCCTGTTTTCTTTTCATACTGTATAGATCCAAGGATGGTCATATTCAGGAGGGGTTATTGACACATGTGACCATCAAACATAACCACAATCACCCCCTTGACTCTGCAGAGATCCTAAAGCAGCGCAGTGTGTCCAAAGAAACTGTGGAGAAGCTGGAGAAGCTTTTCCAGAGTGGACACTCGCCCTGTTCAGCCCTGAACACCCTAAAGTATGATCTTCAGGAGGAGCTGGGTGATTCATACGTGGACGCGTCTGCAGATAGGTCCATCTGCCCAGACTTCTCCTTCTGCTACCGGTCAGTTTTATATTTATTGCTtattgcaccgataccgatactggtataaaagttaaccgataccagcaaCCGATactaatgcagttgcttgaaaatggcttcactgtaacttgtcatttctattcatatattttactttttatctacctcacagtcttttcctgttgaaagcagagaagaaaataaaatctgtattccaaatcattgcatttttttgtgtggttgaGGTctaggtatcggtaatcggtatcggcaaatattcaGATAcaagtatcggtttggaaaaaagtggtattggtgcatccctacttatTGCATAATGTTTATGCACATGGTCATGTTTTAAGTGGCCTCAGAATAAATGTGTCCCCACTAATTATTGCTTTTACAGATTGTATAACTCTATCTTCAAGAAGACTTACGTAGCAGCATCAGGGGACTCCGTGATTCAAGATCTTCAGGAACGTCTTGTGGTTTACAACAATGAGCAAAGGGAGACATGTGGTCTGATGGAGTTGACTGCAGATGGACAAATAGTTGTCGCTTTCTGTACTCCACTCATGAAGAGGATCCACAGACTGGCGAGACACAGTGGAGAAATAGTCGTCATTGATTCATCAGGTGTGTTACCACTGCTGGATTAGGTTATTCTTCATCTGTTATGTGGTCATCTATCTGTTATGTTACTAGTTACTCATATTCCAAAAGATTAGGTTACAAAATCTGAGGGTGTTATTCTGTGTTAATTCAACCAGGGACCACACACTTAGATGGAAAATAATAATTTGTTTCTGTCAGGATACTGTGGCAAGAACAGCAGAGCGTTCCTCCTGCTGACCCATTCGGCTGCAGGCGGGCTCCCACTGGGAGTCATCGTCACAAAGTCGGAGTCCCAAAACAGCATTGCAACGGGACTCAACCTGCTGAAGACTTTACTACCAGGGGATGCTTTTTATGGAAGAGGAGAGCTAGGCCCGAATGTTTTCATGACCAACGACTGCAAAGCCCTGCGGCAGGCTCTGCAGAATTTGTTCCCCCAGACCACGCCCCTCCTCAGCGTCTTTCATGTGCTGCATGCCATGTGGAGATGGCTCTGGGACGGTCACCACGAGGTTCGTCAGAGGAGTTCATATCGTTTTATTCTTACTATGTATTGGTTTTGTTTAAATtcgaacattttttttaaatcccaGACTCAAATCTCTAAGTTGTTAAATAAACTGGCCTTACTGGTATGTAAGATACATGAAATAATGATTTTATCACAGGTACCAGTGGAGGACCGGCAGTGGTTGCTGGACATCTTCAAAAAACTGGTGTGTGCCAGGTCACCAGTGGAGCTGAAGACCACCTACCACCAGGCCCTCCTGGACCCAGTGGTGCTGAAGaaccagcagtaccgggaccatttGACTGCAGTGTTTGCCCAACGCAGGGACTGGGCTACCTGTCTATGCACTGGTCTTTCCACATGGTGTGAAACCACAAACAATTTTGTTGAGAACACCGTGAGGATCTTGAAAGACAGCATCTTCTACAGGTAGTGATGAAAAAAGTATAAAGGTTTTAAAACTATGTTTATGGTGAAACcaaagctgcacacacacacacaacctattTTGGGAATGTGTACTGGCAACAGTCAGGCAGTACTATATATAATAGTAAAGGGAAGACGGTTTCACATACGATGTCCGCAAATTTTAAAGACGCGTGTTggtgccaagaaagtgcttatttttgacagacggcaaaagttttttttttaatgtttagtgTACATATGATGTACTCCCAACAGCTCGTCTGACCAAATTTACGTCATTAAACCAGAcgaagagaaaataaaattgtttAGCGAGCTT carries:
- the si:dkey-75a21.2 gene encoding uncharacterized protein si:dkey-75a21.2 isoform X1, whose product is MNAKCHWCHVCAKEKLEDAVPEDLEQLLPEGYCHSMCSYRPLEEGFEVILKLQYFTREEAEAWLEDFQRSSRVTLRKEQTFPNTKNKVRHNSYRVNMRCQHNTRNAAYTKKNTNCPAGLYLVVKKLSFSQNRRSRSKDGHIQEGLLTHVTIKHNHNHPLDSAEILKQRSVSKETVEKLEKLFQSGHSPCSALNTLKYDLQEELGDSYVDASADRSICPDFSFCYRLYNSIFKKTYVAASGDSVIQDLQERLVVYNNEQRETCGLMELTADGQIVVAFCTPLMKRIHRLARHSGEIVVIDSSGYCGKNSRAFLLLTHSAAGGLPLGVIVTKSESQNSIATGLNLLKTLLPGDAFYGRGELGPNVFMTNDCKALRQALQNLFPQTTPLLSVFHVLHAMWRWLWDGHHEVPVEDRQWLLDIFKKLVCARSPVELKTTYHQALLDPVVLKNQQYRDHLTAVFAQRRDWATCLCTGLSTWCETTNNFVENTVRILKDSIFYRLKTHTIIQLVDLICTRLEGYYTKRLLGVASGRPVRCEFQPDGVDPDRIVQEDESIYTVTTKTGGIYLVNISLGMCTCPAGSSGALCKHQHAVTQAFKLQEGHHHLPVTSFMPNKSLYEMATGIQEEVLTTSPPASEDSGAEEASVQSELDAEHVESRLRSMFDDLMDKFKKDKTFQAPLESFLSSFEKIHTDSNLISALSTFGKMESATSQNIQPTDDAHFESPLEDEQSITSGPPPKRAKSQQWE
- the si:dkey-75a21.2 gene encoding uncharacterized protein si:dkey-75a21.2 isoform X2 is translated as MSPRVEQLLPEGYCHSMCSYRPLEEGFEVILKLQYFTREEAEAWLEDFQRSSRVTLRKEQTFPNTKNKVRHNSYRVNMRCQHNTRNAAYTKKNTNCPAGLYLVVKKLSFSQNRRSRSKDGHIQEGLLTHVTIKHNHNHPLDSAEILKQRSVSKETVEKLEKLFQSGHSPCSALNTLKYDLQEELGDSYVDASADRSICPDFSFCYRLYNSIFKKTYVAASGDSVIQDLQERLVVYNNEQRETCGLMELTADGQIVVAFCTPLMKRIHRLARHSGEIVVIDSSGYCGKNSRAFLLLTHSAAGGLPLGVIVTKSESQNSIATGLNLLKTLLPGDAFYGRGELGPNVFMTNDCKALRQALQNLFPQTTPLLSVFHVLHAMWRWLWDGHHEVPVEDRQWLLDIFKKLVCARSPVELKTTYHQALLDPVVLKNQQYRDHLTAVFAQRRDWATCLCTGLSTWCETTNNFVENTVRILKDSIFYRLKTHTIIQLVDLICTRLEGYYTKRLLGVASGRPVRCEFQPDGVDPDRIVQEDESIYTVTTKTGGIYLVNISLGMCTCPAGSSGALCKHQHAVTQAFKLQEGHHHLPVTSFMPNKSLYEMATGIQEEVLTTSPPASEDSGAEEASVQSELDAEHVESRLRSMFDDLMDKFKKDKTFQAPLESFLSSFEKIHTDSNLISALSTFGKMESATSQNIQPTDDAHFESPLEDEQSITSGPPPKRAKSQQWE
- the si:dkey-75a21.2 gene encoding uncharacterized protein si:dkey-75a21.2 isoform X3 — encoded protein: MNAKCHWCHVCAKEKLEDAVPEDLEVNMRCQHNTRNAAYTKKNTNCPAGLYLVVKKLSFSQNRRSRSKDGHIQEGLLTHVTIKHNHNHPLDSAEILKQRSVSKETVEKLEKLFQSGHSPCSALNTLKYDLQEELGDSYVDASADRSICPDFSFCYRLYNSIFKKTYVAASGDSVIQDLQERLVVYNNEQRETCGLMELTADGQIVVAFCTPLMKRIHRLARHSGEIVVIDSSGYCGKNSRAFLLLTHSAAGGLPLGVIVTKSESQNSIATGLNLLKTLLPGDAFYGRGELGPNVFMTNDCKALRQALQNLFPQTTPLLSVFHVLHAMWRWLWDGHHEVPVEDRQWLLDIFKKLVCARSPVELKTTYHQALLDPVVLKNQQYRDHLTAVFAQRRDWATCLCTGLSTWCETTNNFVENTVRILKDSIFYRLKTHTIIQLVDLICTRLEGYYTKRLLGVASGRPVRCEFQPDGVDPDRIVQEDESIYTVTTKTGGIYLVNISLGMCTCPAGSSGALCKHQHAVTQAFKLQEGHHHLPVTSFMPNKSLYEMATGIQEEVLTTSPPASEDSGAEEASVQSELDAEHVESRLRSMFDDLMDKFKKDKTFQAPLESFLSSFEKIHTDSNLISALSTFGKMESATSQNIQPTDDAHFESPLEDEQSITSGPPPKRAKSQQWE